tatctatctatcatctatctatctaatctgtctatctatctacctagtCTTTCAGATATCCCAAATTATCCTTCCCATTGTAAAAGTGGAAATATTATTTATCTCAGTTCAAGGTTCCTCTTATAACCAAGTATTAAATCAGCTGGGAGTAACGTTTGGGAAAGGTAAAATGGTCTAAGGAGTTACGATGTTCTGTGATGTGTGGTTACTTAATATGCTATTTttccttcagttaaaaaaaccaTGTCAAAAAACCATGTGGTCTTGTTAATAAGTTTAGAATATATTGgctatcactaaaagagacacgtGTAAGCCACTGACACCTAGACATCTTATCAGCCGGAGGAAATGCCAGCATAGTTCCTAAATTGAGAGTTTTAGTGACACAGCAAGATATGCCTGGAGGAGTTACACAGCCAAAATTATCGCTGCCATTTCCACCAAATGTTTCCAAAGAGCTTCTAAAATGGTGCCTGTGGTAGGAAGTTGGCTGTTTCCTCCCCGTGGGACCTCTGGATCAGCGTCTGCTCATTGGGGGGTCCCTTTATTTTCAACAAGAATTGGGACACCCTGGCTGGCCCCGATCCCATCCCACCCCATAAGCCAACATTCTTCATCAAAAGACCTTGTgtagccagcctccaagatggccccaGTGGCCCCCACCCCCTGGTGTTCACACCCCACACCCTTGTGGTCCCCACGCCATGTGCCAGGGTTGGTCTGTGAGCGACAGTGGTGGGATGTCAATTCCGGGACTTGGGTAGTAAGACTGTAGCTTTTGTCTTGGACAGCGCCTCTCTGCCTTGCTccaggggaagccagctgcccgGCTGTGAGCAGCCCTAGGGAGAGGCCCTCGTGGTCTCCGGCCACCAGCTGGTGAGGGGCAGAGGCCCACCAGCCACCACATGAGGGAGTCTGGAAGTCCATTCTCCAGCATAATCAGCCTTGGGTTGAGGGACCTCGATCCAGAGCCACCCAGCAAAGCCACTCCCGattcctgaccctcagaaactgAGCAATGTAATCAATGCTTTCTGTCTTAAGCTACTGAGTTTTGGGGTGCTCAGTTATacagaaatagagaaacaacacaTAACTAAGAGTCTGCTTTAAATGCAGGACTTGGTGAGCCTTGAGGGTTTCTCCGCCAAGTGATCTGGGCTCCATGTCATCCAGGGACGTGAAGGGGTTGGACCAAATGCACCAGCCAGAGTCTGGTCAGGACCTTTAACAGGGACATTACAATTGTTAACAAAGTGTGAAGTGTTAACTAGGTAATTGGAAAATTGGAAGAAGAACTCTAAGATGTCACAGAGGTAGTGATggcagggctgagggcagggaggaaggctGGACTCTGCTGGAATTAACACTCAGACACTGGGAGGAGGGGACGCTGCTCACTGGTGTGGAAGAGGCTCTCCTGGGTCCCTCTGGGCTGATGCTGGAGTCTcagagaggggagaggtgggcaggCTCTTCCAAAGTTGGAAAATTGCAAATTGGAACCAGGTGCCCCGCAGGAAGGCCAGGGTGAAGATGCGCTGGGGTGGGGCCTCAGGGAGCCCCAGGGAGCCTCTGGAAGGGCAGCTCCTGCACGTGGTGGCCCTCTGTCAGCTGGCCATTCTGACCCTGCAGAGCTGCCACCGCAGAGGATGGAGCAGAGACACAGTAAGTCAACACCTGGCTCTCCTTGCAGCCTCTCTCGCCCTCCCCTACAATGCAGTTTAtttgtttctgtctgtctctcagtgctGGAACTTACGCTCCCAGGGCAGGGATCCTGGTGTCTGCGGCACCTAGAGCCacagcatttgggttgtttccaaacATTGACTCTAAAAGTAATGCCACGTCTATGAACTTGGAGCATATACGATGTCATACTTTTGCTAGCGTGAATTTGGGATACAGTCCTAGGAACGGGACAGCTGAGTGAAAGAGTAAATGTGTATATAACTTTGCTGGATATTGTCCAATTCCTCCACCTCGGGATTGTATCATTTTATTATCAACAGTATTCAAGATGTGTAGGAACACAGTCTTGTCAACCCAGCGCTCAGCCACCTTCAGTCTTCCGTCCATCTGCTCGGGGAGAACTGGCATCTCAGGTGGTTTCCATCTGCACTTAGTCTGAGTGACACCGACTACCTTCCTGTCCATGTCCAAGGCCACTGTATCACTTCACCTGGGAACTCTGCCTTGTGTGGCTGAAGTTTCTCTTAAGTCTTAGGACATATGTGCGTGTGGCCTGTCACCTTGACTAAAAAAGGATTTTCTACTACTTAGACCTGTCCAAAGTTCAAGTTGCTTGCTCCCTGCGATGCCCTCCCCTCCACTGCCACAACCTTCTGGAAAGTCTGTCCTCTGTGTGGGGTCTTCTCTTTCCAGCCTCTGTGTCTCCTGCCTCGATTCCCTGTTTGTGACGTCTTTATCTCTTATGCCGTGTTCTGCCTTATTTCCTCAGGTCTATCTCCCAGTTCTCTCTCTagtagcttaaaaaaatttttttattgtggtaaaatacacacaatataaaatttaccaccttaactACAATTAAGTGTCCAGTTCAGTGGTAAcaaagttcattcatgttgtgcaaccatcaacaCCACTCATCTTCTGAACTctttcatcttgcagaactgaaactttTTACCTATTGAACAATAActctttctttccccctcccccaacccctggcatccacctcctactttctgtctctgagatTTTGACTGTATCGTAAGGCctgcatataaatggaatcatagaggatttgtctgtgtctggcttatttcacttagcataatgtcctcaggagtcacccatgttgtagcacatgccagaatttccttccttcttcaggCTGAGTAACGTTGCATTGTGTGTATAGGCCACATTTTGCTTtctattcatctgtcgatggacacgtgtattgttttcatgttttagctattgtgaataatactgctgtgcACACAGGCATGCAAATCTCTCTTTGAGACTgtgtttcaattcttttgggtatatacccaaaagtggaattgctggaatatatggtaactctatttgtAAATTTTTGCTGCACTGTCTTTCACAGcagctgtatcattttacattctcactaacAGTGCACACGATTTCCAACTTTGCTATATCTTCCCCAGCATTTGctattttctgggttttgtgggatttttttgaTAGGAGTCATTCTAATGGATATGAAATGATATCTCatcatgattttgatttgcatgtccttaatgattagtgatattgaccaTCTTTTCAAGTTTTATTGGCCATTCATGTATTTTCTTTGGACAAAACTCTATTGaagtcttctgcctgtttttgaattgggttgcttgggttttatttttttatttttttctttgtcattaagTTTTAGGAGTCCTTTATATGTGTTGGATAGTAATCgtttatcagatgtatgatttgcaaatattttctcccattctgtaggttgctttttcactctgttgatattGTCCATTGGTgcacaaagttttaaattttcatgaagtccagtttgtctatttttatttatttttgcccgTGTCTTTGGTGTCATGTCCACGAAATCACTGCTGCCTCCAGTGTTGTGAAGCTTAtgccatattttcttctaagagttttacctCTTGCGTTTTTAtgtctttaatgcattttgagttaatttgtgtACATAGCGTTAAGTAAGGGTCCACTTCATTCTTTCACATATGAATATCCAGTTtcctcagcaccatttgttgtaaagcctgtcctctctctgttgaattgtcttggcatccttgttgaaaatcatttgaccgCACATGTGAGGGTTTATGACTGGGTTCTCTAGTCTATTCCATTGGTCAGTATGCATGAACTCATGCCAATACCacaatgttttgattactgtaaatttatagtaaattttgaaatcaggaactaTAAGgtctccaattttgttcttctttttcaagattattttagcTTAAGAGTCCCTTAagagtccatataaattttacaatgaatttttctatttctgcaaaaaaaaaatgtgatttaacAGGGATTgcgttgaatctatagattgctttgggtggtacTTTCATTTCAATATTATGTTTTCCAATTcatgagcatgggatatctttccatttgaaaaaatgtcttctttaattaCTTTAGCAGTGTTTTTTACTTTTAATCGtacaagtcttttgcctccttggttaagttaattcctaactattttattttatttttgatgttattgtaaatggaattgttttcttaatttcctttccaaattgttcattgttagtgtatagagaTGCTCTAGTAGCTTTTAATCTGGGTTTTAACTTTTGCATTAAGTTTTCAGTTAATAATTGTATATAACATATCCTgtgattttcttatatttttaaattcattctttgatttctttaatcattttagtCATCTTCATCCTTTATAGTTCTTTGGTTTCTAATCTTTCTCTTAACTGTATCTACTGATTCTCTCATGGCCAATTTTTTTCAGGGGTttgacacttttttaaaattgtaaactaACTTTCTGCAAGCCATTCAATATGAGTGTGGTCTGTATGGAGGGCTTTTGTCTCCAAAAAAGTTTTGCATTTGCTACTGCCAACCCCCTCCCCAAGGGGCATCACCAGCCAGGGCCccatttttatgttaatttctcaGCATTAGAATTTCTCCAACTAACTAGGTCATGTATATTTGAACCTCCATTCCCCATGAAGGCAGATCTACAGCTATGAAATTTCAAGGGAGATGTTTCTTTCCCAGCCTGAGCTCAGGCTGACAAATAGACCTACTTAGAATCTTCCTGGGCTAGTGAGTAATTTTTCAGTCTTTACTTGAGCTGGGATTGCAGACCTTCAAGGGTTCTGCATGGCCGTCTCGGTTGCAACGTTCTGCCTCACGTGGTTGCAAAACCTTGTTTTCCATTCCTGTTGGGCCAATGTCCTTAACTTGCTGGGACTGGCGCCCTCAGCCAGGACCCTCCCACCCGAATGTGCACCCTCCCCTCACTCTGACTCCATcctctctctgtgtgtcctttGCAGGGTCCCCTGACATTCTTGCGACCTCAGGTCAGCACTCCTCAGCGTGCCTACTTCAGTAGCTGGCACTAAACACAACGCCTGCTGCTAAGCTGCTCAACAGATCTTGCCGCCTCTGTCTCAGATTATCTTTATGATGAAATAGAAAGACATTCAAAGCCTCTGCAGAACCATCATCCAGAAAGACACTCAGAGCCGGGAGGCACCTTTCCAATATCAGAGCACATGAGGAAGGGAGGGTGAGTGGGGATGAGGCTATCGGACCATTTGGGCCGTCCTGGGGCTGTGCGCTCACCCTGTGAAGAGACAGCCTCATAAACGAATATCCTTGAATTGAAAAAAGCTCAAGAGACAGCTTTTTATGGACACGAATGCAATCTTGTATTAAAATTCCGCATCTTGGTCCTCCACTCAGAAGCCCCTTTTCCATTTCGGGGAGATGCTGGATTGTCCCCTGCCTGCTGTGTGCAGGTCTCTCACGCCACATCTCTGAGTCCAGCTTCTGTAGGATGGGGGGACCACATGTCTGCCCCACTCTGAGGATTTATCCATGGCTTTGAGaactaaaattaaatgtaaactgactTCTATATTTATTGTTAGAGGTTAGCGTGACCTTGATTCCAAACTTAGATAGGAACAGCACAAGAAAAGAAACCACATCTCCATTTCATTCTCAAAAATTCCAAGCAAAATATTGACTAACAGAACCCAGCAGAATCTATACAAAGTAATAATACATCATGTTCAGGCAGGATTTATTGTAGAAATTCAAGCGTAGTTCACATCAGAAAAATGTGGGTAATACACCAGAGAAAAATCGTATCAACGAATATAGTAAAACAATTTTACCAAATTCACCCCCAAATTATGATTTTAAATTCCCACCACCCGTCCAACAACTGAAGAGTTCTTCCTAAAATTGTTAAAGACTATATATTACAACAGAATGCTAAAGCCAGGTCATGTATAACGGAGAAAGTCTGACCTATTCGCATTGAGGTCTGGactaagacaaggatgtccaccctcacccctccctATTCCTGCAACACAACGTCGGAGGTCCTGGTTAAGGTTTATAAgctgttttggaaaaaataaaattaaaaacgaggaaagagaaaagaaaacgttCTGGCTTTCACTTGACCTCACAATTCATTTCTCCGCAATCCGGTTACAATCTTTTGAGGCCGGGGTTGGTGTCTAAGACTTTTATTAAAATCCAGGACAGCACCTAGTGTCGCGTTGGTGGTAGACAGTAGTTTGCAAAGGGGAATCCTATCCAAGCTATGAAGCAGCAAAGATGAAATAAGGTCTGTGGAGACAACTGTCCACACACTGGAGGAGTAATCTTTCATGACATCGCCATTCGTTTTCTCCCTGACTCTCTCCAGCTGAATAACTCCGGTTCCAAGCTCCCAAGTCCCCAGCCTACGAGGAGCCCGCTCTTGCGCCGCCTTCCTCGCTCCGGCCAGCAGGTGGCGCCCGGCCTCCACCAGCCGGACCCGAAGGGCCGCTCGGGCTCCCCCGCGAAAAGTCTCTTCCGAAAGGCGCCTCTTCCCCTTGACGCTGCTGCTACTCTAGGTCGTCGCCCCAAACTTGCAAACGGTCCCTGGCTCCCAGTGACAGTGCAGGTGCTCGAAAGGGCCCAGCCCCGCCCGCACAGCTTCCCCGGCAAAGCCAAGGAGATTTTGCTCAAGACCCGCCTCCCGGGCCAGATCCTTTCGCCCATCTGAGCCCACCTCGCGGGTCACCGAGGCTGGGGGCGACCAGAGGCTGGTGTCTGCGCCCCTCTGCCCCGCTGTCCCCGGAGGAAAGGACGGGGCGGGGGTTGGGCAGCAACCCGGTCACACGCTTCTCGTCCTCACCCCACCGGTGTCCAGCCCCGCGCAGGGCTCTGGAGGGGCTGACGACAGGTGGACAGACGTCAAGTGACAGCCTAGAAGAGCAGCCTGGGTCGGGATGACTGGCTCCGCTATCGCAGCCAGAGCCCACTTCCCTGGGGGTATGATTATCAACAACGGCAGCCGTCGGCAGTGCGCCTGGATCAAAAAGCATGGGCTCACCTGCAGACTAGGATGATGTCCGGGGACTGGGTGACGGGCAGAGCTGCCCTGGCCGGCTGCAAGACCCCCGCCCTGGAAGGAGGGTCTGGGGTCGGGACCCCCGCAGAGGATGCAGAAACCTGGCCAGGTCTGAGCTGAGATTCCCAGGCTATCTCTCCCAGACAAATCTCCAACCCACCACCCCGTGCTGGGTGGCTGGGTGGTGATGGATTCCGTGTCAAAGCCGGAAACGCGGCAGCCACCGGGGCAGACTCGGTGGCGCCACCCAAACACCTGCTCGACTAGGCCTCAGAAAGCGGCCCCAGGTGAGacctctctctcctgcctgtccTGTCCTCCCCCCCCTCCCTTGGCCAGTGCCCATCCACCTCAGACCAGCCTTCCAGAACCTCCCACACCCTCCCACTCACACCCCTGGGGAAGTGTCTTCCAATTTGAGGATACAAATACATGCACACATCTGAATTTTAAGCACTCATCTATATTATAAACTACGTATTTTAAAGCAGGGTCCAAATATCGCCACAGAATGGCTGCAATGGAAACTGATCCTTTTTCTGATTCCCTCCCCCTTATCGTTCCCTGGGCAGGCCATGGCCCAGTCAGTGCAGTCAACGGTGAAGGGCGATTTCATAGCCACCTGTCTCAGAAGGCCAGCAGGTTGAAGCCCTTCTCCGGGAGGCTGGGTGAGCTACAGGTGGAGAAGGTACGGGGAGGGTGTGCAGCGGCCCCAAGCTCAGAGCCATATTACAGCTTACTTTCCAGGGCAAACAGTCACTTGGGGCAAACAGTAACACCGAGGGATTGTTTGCCCTTCCTCTAAGTCTTTGATCAGTTCCAGAATTCTGTGGGGCCGTTTCTCCTCGGGTTGATAGCGGTTGTATTTACTCCAGGAGTGCCTTGATGTCTGCTCAGACAGGTAGTCCTTCCAGAGTCCAGTTTATCTGAACGATCTAACTCCTAGGAGTCACCATCACAGCAACTCTCTGGTTTGAGACTCGGCCCCAAGGCAGAGAAACTACTCTTTCCTTGCCGGACCAAGAGAAACTTGGTTTACGGACTCCCCAGCCCTTGTCGGCTCTCCTCGGAAGCAGCCGCAGCCCTGTGCCCAAGTGCTGGCCCTGCCCACAGATCATCTGATAAAGGGTTTCTCTGCACACAGGTTCCAAGACTTAGAGGGTGGTGGAAGGAATGGGCGAGAAAGGGCTAAGTAAAAtggtgagacagagagagaaggagcgAGTGCACAAGACAAGTATCTTAAAAACCATTCAGAATTCAGGTATTGACTTCAGACGTGTTTTATTATAGCCTTATACAGTCTACATAAATTTGAACTTGTATTTATTTGGGTTCAGTTATAACATAGCATAATAAAAATCAAAGCACTGGTCCTCTGAAATAAAGCAGGCAATCACCATTCAATAAACACACTTGATTTATTTTGTATAAAAGGGTTAAGTTTACAACTAAACTTTTATAAAAAGTTTAGCATGAATAAGTACATCATTACGCTTTGTATGCAGAAATATTCATCTCTGCCACTATACAAGGAAACTCTAGTCAAAGAGTTCACAAGGTTTcactcaatatatatatatttatatataaatatatacacagcaTTCAGTAGGCTTGCGTCAAAAAGGTAATTTCTGACCGAAAGACTTCATTTAAGTAACTGAATACTGGGTCCTTCTGGTATTCACGCTCCACCTTTGAAAAAAGGCAAAGTCTGCTTAAATTGGGCAATTCCTTGTGATTTTAACATTTTCGCTCCCCATGGTGGGAATAGTATATAAAGAAAACCTTCCAACTGCAGAAAGGGCATTTAAAAGTCTTTTTCATAAATAACTAATATCACAGTCCAGGTCAGAGAACACCCTGGGGAACTTGATCACTtagttttccttccatttttaaaaaaggtccaTTCGACTTAGCCTTGTCCTCCTTGTGAAATGGTTGAAAAATAAGTTCAGCGCCTTAAAAGAGCCCgtggatttgttgttgttgttgtgcaaagagaaaaaaaaaaaagtcatgaacACCTGCAAAAGATCGGGAGAGAAAGGATTGTTTAGGAGATTGTAACCTAAGGGCAGAGGCGGGCAGACTGGCGCCAGGAGGAAGCCGCAGTTTGAACATTTAACCAAACACTCAAACGTTGGGCAAACCCTGGCGTCCAGATGCAACACACACACTCGGCCTCCACAGCGCAAATTAAACATGAAAATACAGAGACTCAGGGGAAAAACTTCCCAGCGCAATCTCCTATTTGGATCTCCAACGGAGTGCTCGCAGGCGCCAGTCTGCTTCTTGTAACAATTATTTGATTGAAAACAGCCCTTTAGTTAACAGATAGGGAAGTCGGAATCCCACATCACAGGGTCTGGGGCACAGGGCAGCAATGCTTGGCTAGCCGAATCCCAGAGGGCTGGAGTTTCAGGGAAGGAGGATCCCTATGGAATTTGCGGCGATAAGATTAATTACACGGAGGTTAGTACCTCGTAGTACCAGAGCGATCGCAGGAAACAGCCGGGGCATGTTACATGCGCACAGAAGCCAGTACTCATTTCCCCCGGCCACCTTCATACTAAGTTActaacatcattttttttaaaggaaaatgttctGTGATCTCGAGTAACAGAAGCTAGATGCCCCTTCATGTCCAGTACACGTAAACAACGCACTACGTGAAATACAACAAAATACACATTCAGTTATGAAGCCCCAAATCTTACAGATCCGCAAGtacacacacgcgcacgcacatACACTCCAAGCGGCAGTTCAACCGGCGGCACAAACACTCACCATTTATTCAGCCACAGAGCGCTTTGCTGTCATTTGACATTAACTCAGAAGGGAATTCAGAAGCCTGCGAGAGAAAGGTGATAAAAGGCATGATGTTAGACAACCTTAAGGAGAAAGAgcctctatttctgttttttaagtagTCCACAGAACATCAAGTTTATGCTAAATTCGGACTCAAAGACGCATTAACATGTCAGAACTTACCAGTCATTTCACACACGACTCAATCTACAgcagatttattaatttttttttaaagataaagttaATTATCTCATCTGTAAGTCACCGTCTACGGCCGCCTTGACAATGGGTCTGCCGCCCAGGCGATCGCGGGGATGCACGGGAGCGAGCGGGGCACCGGGAGTAGGTCTTACCTGCAAGGACAGGATGCTGATGTCCGTGTTTAGGGTGGTCAGCGGCGTCCTGGACGCCTGGCTCTGCCCGGGTCGCTGGTGGTGCAGGCTGACAATAGTGGGGTGCGAGTCCAGGGCGATCTGCAGGTCCAAGATGTAGTCGATGACGTGCTGCAGGATTTCCATCTTGCTCACCTTCTTGTTCTGGGGGATGCTGGGCACCAGCTCCTTGAGCTTGGAGTAGCAGTCGTTCATGTTGTAGAGCAGGCTCATCGGGTCGTCCACCGGGGTTTTGCTCCGGGAGATGCCCAGGCTGTGGTCCGAAAGGCTGTTTTTCCTAACGGACCTCACTGGACTGAAGGCTTTCATGCTGAGCGCGGGGAAGGAGAgaccgggaggagggagcgggctGCCCTAGAGCTCaggccgccaccgccgccgcctaCGGAGCCTACGGAGCCTCCTGCGCTGCTAACCAGGCTCGGCTCAGAATGAAGCTGAGAGCCGGGCCGGGCTGCTTTTATCTGTGCTCGCCCAGGCCACACGATCCGGCTTCCCTGCGTCCTTATTGGTGGAAGGCGGCGCGTCCATCAGGCCGGGAGGGCGCCCCTATTGGTGGGCGCGGGCGCGGGGCGAGCGCTCGGTCCTTCCGCGTTCGCAGCCAATCCCCGCGGAGTGGGCGGGGCGGGCGCGAGCCCAGCTGGGGTGGTAAATAGAGTACAGTAAGCCGGGGGCCGGAGGGGAGCggcgcggagcggcggggagcggcggggaggcgggggcagagaagcaggggaggggaggagggggcagggtgggggaggcgGGAGACCTCGGGGAATCTAAATGTGCATCTCAATTCTAATCCCAATGGCGGGGCAGGACCTTTTCCCTAAGGTGTCTACCGAGGACGAAGCTTTCTACACCTTGGAGCTTTCTGCATCCCTAAAGTTACAGCCAAACGGGCAAGGTCTGCACAGCAGAGGGAGAGCCACCATCGTTCCCTACTACCCACCGAATGTCATCAAGATAGCATTTCTGAAGAAAGTGAAAACGCAAATAAGTTTGCCACGGACAAGTGACGTTTGTAGAGTGAGTTCGGTTTcttaaaataaggaaaagctttgtaaaacaaaaacaaaaacaaatacccGTGTGCGCATTCGGTGGCAGGTTTAGTGTGGGATCTTGCTAACCCGGAGCAACGCAGGAGGCATTATTGTAAACTTAGTAAAACGAGTCCATATTGGAAACCGTGC
The genomic region above belongs to Vicugna pacos chromosome 15, VicPac4, whole genome shotgun sequence and contains:
- the ID2 gene encoding DNA-binding protein inhibitor ID-2, whose translation is MKAFSPVRSVRKNSLSDHSLGISRSKTPVDDPMSLLYNMNDCYSKLKELVPSIPQNKKVSKMEILQHVIDYILDLQIALDSHPTIVSLHHQRPGQSQASRTPLTTLNTDISILSLQASEFPSELMSNDSKALCG